One Deinococcus reticulitermitis DNA segment encodes these proteins:
- a CDS encoding metal ABC transporter permease yields the protein MDALLGPLEFDFFVRALLAVTLVSVLCALIGAWVVLRGLSYIGDAMSHAVLPGIVTAFLLRGNLLLGAAAAAVLTALGIGFIGRRSGLKQDSAIGIVFVGMFALGIVLLSRAPTYTTDLTAFLIGNPLGVSAADLWGALWVTLGVGGLLIALQKELLLASFDPTEARTVGLPVTRLNHLLLVLIGLVVVLTVQLVGTTLSVSLLITSSAAARLHARSLSRMIALAALLGTLGGVGGLYASYYLDTAPGATIVLVNTAVFLLALALRRR from the coding sequence ATGGACGCGCTGCTCGGCCCGCTGGAGTTCGATTTTTTCGTGCGGGCGCTGCTGGCGGTGACGCTGGTGAGCGTGCTGTGCGCGCTGATCGGGGCGTGGGTGGTGCTGCGCGGCCTGAGCTACATCGGTGACGCGATGAGCCACGCGGTGCTGCCGGGCATCGTGACGGCCTTCCTGCTGCGCGGCAACCTGCTGCTCGGGGCGGCGGCGGCGGCGGTGCTCACGGCGCTCGGCATCGGCTTTATCGGGCGCCGCAGCGGGCTCAAGCAGGACAGCGCCATCGGCATCGTGTTCGTGGGGATGTTCGCGCTCGGTATCGTGCTGCTCTCCAGGGCGCCGACCTACACCACCGACCTCACCGCCTTTCTGATCGGCAACCCGCTCGGGGTGAGCGCGGCGGACCTGTGGGGGGCGCTGTGGGTCACGCTCGGCGTCGGCGGGCTCCTGATCGCGCTGCAAAAGGAGCTGCTGCTCGCGTCCTTCGACCCCACCGAGGCGCGCACCGTGGGGCTGCCGGTCACGCGGCTCAACCACCTGCTGCTCGTACTGATCGGGCTGGTGGTGGTGCTCACGGTGCAGCTCGTCGGGACCACCCTCAGCGTGAGCCTGCTGATCACGTCGAGCGCGGCGGCGCGGCTGCACGCCCGCAGCCTGAGCCGCATGATCGCCCTCGCGGCGCTGCTCGGGACGCTCGGCGGCGTGGGCGGTCTGTACGCGAGCTACTACCTCGACACGGCGCCGGGGGCCACCATCGTGCTCGTGAATACGGCGGTGTTTCTGCTCGCGCTGGCGTTGCGGCGGCGCTAA
- a CDS encoding M14 family zinc carboxypeptidase, whose translation MPSPPRWPGHLWHWHGPSDTATVLDLLVGRPAHLGPAPAALRVWVTEGPARRAALRRQLRERWPACEVWVGSAYKPLAAQVAQALLPDWRTRPPRRVHLTYPVLAGEDPERFLLESYPLAGWLRDLGAAFTAEARACGGGADAGYTLEVDGERFPVSVPLRRAHTLTGGAVWRATGRIWLRTAGGEDWHHDFETVPERAWDAYAAWLRAQPWPREAPYFGALHLRARLPLMQERIGYAHEVLDLGEAFAEELYFGTLEFFQARAGEPEGSRTLQPGQIVPLVECVDADTVRLEVGGRPLAPALPLPPVAAPDLTALDRPPTLAEVAGVLATLPGAEVRARSVQGRPVSVVRRAGRVPGVLVTAGQHANEATGVVAAVRAAREVATPLDLSVIPLENPDGYALFGTLCAQEPGQMHHAARYTALGDDLEYRRSGPPHERAARAEALARRPALHLNLHGYPSHEWTRPLSGYVPRGFAAWTLPKGFLLIFRYQPGTEGQARDLAQALCAALGEDSELLAFNARQLAVFGAHSSARPYELLGGVPCVFSERPDPESPLTVITEFPDETVRGPDFLLGVRAQLRVIEAGVRWAEGKI comes from the coding sequence ATGCCCTCCCCGCCACGCTGGCCCGGTCACCTCTGGCACTGGCACGGCCCCAGCGACACCGCCACCGTCCTCGATCTGCTCGTGGGCCGGCCTGCCCACCTCGGTCCCGCGCCCGCCGCGCTGCGGGTCTGGGTCACCGAGGGACCGGCGCGGCGCGCGGCCCTGCGCCGGCAGCTCCGGGAACGCTGGCCCGCCTGCGAGGTCTGGGTGGGCTCGGCCTACAAGCCGCTCGCCGCGCAGGTGGCGCAGGCCCTCTTGCCCGATTGGCGCACCCGGCCCCCGCGCCGCGTCCACCTGACTTACCCGGTCCTGGCGGGCGAAGACCCCGAGCGCTTCCTGCTCGAAAGCTATCCGCTCGCCGGGTGGCTGCGCGATCTCGGCGCCGCCTTCACTGCCGAGGCCCGTGCCTGCGGGGGGGGCGCGGACGCCGGCTACACGCTGGAGGTGGACGGCGAGCGCTTCCCCGTCTCTGTGCCGCTGCGCCGCGCCCACACGCTGACCGGGGGGGCGGTGTGGCGGGCCACCGGGCGAATCTGGCTGCGGACGGCAGGGGGCGAGGACTGGCACCACGACTTCGAGACGGTCCCGGAGCGGGCCTGGGACGCCTACGCCGCGTGGCTGCGCGCCCAGCCGTGGCCGCGTGAGGCGCCCTATTTCGGCGCCCTGCACCTGCGCGCCCGGCTACCGCTCATGCAAGAACGGATCGGCTACGCGCACGAAGTCCTCGACCTCGGGGAAGCCTTCGCCGAGGAGCTGTATTTCGGCACGCTGGAGTTTTTCCAGGCGCGCGCGGGCGAGCCGGAAGGCAGCCGCACCCTGCAACCCGGCCAGATCGTGCCGCTCGTCGAGTGCGTGGACGCCGACACCGTGCGCCTCGAAGTGGGGGGCCGACCCCTCGCGCCCGCCCTGCCGCTGCCGCCCGTCGCCGCGCCCGACCTGACGGCGCTGGACCGTCCCCCCACGCTCGCCGAGGTGGCCGGCGTGCTCGCCACGCTGCCGGGGGCTGAGGTCCGCGCCCGCAGCGTGCAGGGCCGCCCGGTGTCGGTCGTGCGCCGGGCAGGGCGGGTCCCAGGGGTGCTCGTCACGGCGGGGCAGCACGCCAACGAGGCGACGGGGGTGGTGGCGGCGGTGCGGGCCGCGCGCGAGGTGGCAACGCCCCTCGATCTGAGCGTGATTCCGCTCGAAAATCCTGACGGATACGCCCTCTTCGGTACGCTCTGCGCGCAGGAACCCGGCCAGATGCACCATGCCGCCCGCTACACGGCGCTCGGGGACGACCTCGAATACCGCCGCTCGGGGCCGCCCCACGAGCGCGCCGCCCGCGCGGAGGCGCTCGCCCGGCGCCCCGCGCTCCACCTCAACCTGCACGGCTACCCCTCGCACGAGTGGACCCGCCCGCTGAGCGGCTACGTTCCGCGCGGTTTTGCGGCCTGGACGCTTCCGAAAGGCTTTCTGCTGATCTTTCGTTACCAGCCGGGCACCGAAGGTCAGGCCCGTGACCTCGCCCAGGCCCTGTGCGCCGCACTCGGGGAGGACTCCGAGTTGCTGGCCTTCAATGCGCGGCAGCTCGCCGTCTTTGGGGCGCATTCCTCGGCGCGGCCCTACGAGCTGCTCGGCGGCGTGCCCTGCGTCTTCAGCGAGCGCCCGGACCCCGAAAGCCCGCTGACGGTCATCACCGAATTTCCCGACGAGACCGTGCGCGGCCCCGATTTCCTCCTCGGCGTGCGGGCACAGCTGCGGGTGATCGAGGCGGGGGTGCGCTGGGCGGAGGGGAAGATTTAG
- a CDS encoding A/G-specific adenine glycosylase, whose protein sequence is MSAQDPASLPPLRGPLPERPVPELPLPEVRSALLGWFDRVGRALPWRLGPEGGRDPYRVWVAEILLQQTQVARGRLYYERFLEAFPTVQALAGAPQEAVLKAWEGCGYYARARYLHRAAGLVAASGFPRDYAGWLALPGVGPYTAAAISSLAFGERRAVSDGNVRRVFARLRGERHPSEGWVQAQADALLDPARPGAWNEAVMDLGATVCTPRAPKCPECPLSAWCVAARSGQPTAFPAPKVRAAGLEVRGVALLIGDSERAVLETRTGTLLGGLSGLPAEAVAGGESPSEALVRLGERLGARVGEFLGTVTHTMTHRRITLDVYRAEADLARIKVADAALSRLDHKALELLRVRQAGLFELGEIQDAPPGN, encoded by the coding sequence ATGTCCGCCCAAGACCCCGCTTCCCTGCCTCCCCTCAGAGGGCCCCTGCCCGAGCGGCCCGTGCCTGAGTTGCCCCTGCCCGAGGTGCGCTCCGCCCTGCTCGGCTGGTTTGACCGCGTGGGGCGGGCCCTGCCGTGGCGGCTCGGGCCGGAGGGAGGGCGCGATCCCTATCGGGTCTGGGTGGCCGAGATTCTGCTTCAGCAGACGCAGGTCGCGCGCGGGCGGCTGTACTACGAGCGTTTTCTGGAGGCCTTTCCCACGGTGCAGGCCCTCGCGGGAGCGCCGCAGGAAGCCGTGCTCAAGGCGTGGGAGGGCTGCGGCTACTACGCCCGGGCCCGATATCTGCACCGCGCCGCCGGCCTAGTGGCCGCCTCCGGCTTTCCGCGTGATTACGCCGGCTGGCTCGCGTTGCCGGGGGTGGGGCCCTACACGGCGGCGGCGATCAGCAGCCTCGCTTTCGGGGAGCGGCGGGCGGTCAGCGACGGCAACGTGCGCCGGGTCTTCGCGCGGCTCCGGGGCGAGCGGCACCCGTCGGAGGGTTGGGTGCAGGCCCAGGCCGACGCCCTGCTCGACCCCGCGCGGCCCGGCGCCTGGAACGAGGCGGTGATGGACCTCGGTGCCACGGTCTGCACGCCCAGAGCCCCGAAGTGCCCGGAGTGCCCGCTGAGCGCGTGGTGCGTGGCCGCTCGGTCGGGGCAACCCACCGCCTTTCCTGCCCCGAAGGTGCGCGCCGCCGGACTTGAGGTGCGCGGCGTGGCCCTCTTGATCGGGGACAGCGAGCGGGCGGTGCTCGAAACGCGCACGGGCACGCTGCTCGGCGGCCTGAGTGGGCTGCCCGCCGAGGCGGTGGCCGGGGGTGAGTCGCCGTCAGAGGCCCTCGTGCGGCTGGGCGAGCGACTCGGCGCGAGGGTCGGCGAGTTTCTCGGCACCGTCACCCATACGATGACGCACCGCCGGATCACGCTTGACGTGTACCGCGCCGAGGCCGACCTGGCGCGCATCAAGGTGGCGGACGCGGCCCTTTCGCGGCTCGACCACAAGGCGCTGGAGCTGCTGCGGGTCCGGCAGGCGGGGCTGTTTGAACTGGGAGAAATACAAGACGCGCCGCCCGGCAATTGA
- a CDS encoding metal ABC transporter ATP-binding protein: MLGVEALTVRFGTHLALDRATLRFAAGQFTAIIGPNGAGKSSLLRALAGLLPEYGGRVVYDPGHSARECLSYVPQQQTLDWAFPVTVWDVAMMGRTGRLGWLRWPGPEDRRIVAEALRETGVWELRARHIAALSGGQRQRALLARMLARRGHLLLLDEPLTGVDAATQEVLLGLLRAQADQGRAVVMVTHDLEQARRWCDRLVLLNRRVIADGTPAEVYTPANIERTFGGSWPELDLEASGPPPRPLPAPGGGP, translated from the coding sequence GTGCTGGGGGTTGAGGCGCTGACGGTTCGGTTCGGGACGCATCTGGCGCTCGACCGGGCGACCCTGCGCTTTGCGGCCGGGCAGTTCACGGCGATCATCGGGCCGAACGGGGCCGGGAAAAGCTCACTGCTGCGCGCCCTGGCCGGCCTGCTGCCCGAGTACGGGGGGCGGGTGGTGTACGACCCCGGACACAGTGCCCGCGAGTGCCTGTCGTACGTGCCTCAGCAGCAGACCCTCGACTGGGCCTTTCCGGTGACGGTGTGGGACGTGGCGATGATGGGGCGCACCGGGCGGCTCGGCTGGCTGCGCTGGCCGGGGCCGGAAGACCGCCGGATCGTGGCGGAGGCGCTGCGCGAAACCGGCGTGTGGGAGCTGCGCGCTCGGCACATCGCGGCGCTCTCGGGCGGGCAGCGCCAGCGCGCCTTGCTCGCGCGGATGCTCGCGCGGCGCGGGCACCTGCTGCTGCTCGACGAGCCGCTGACCGGGGTGGACGCCGCCACCCAGGAAGTGCTGCTCGGGCTCCTGCGCGCCCAGGCCGACCAGGGCCGCGCGGTCGTGATGGTCACGCATGATCTGGAGCAGGCGCGGCGCTGGTGCGACCGCCTCGTGCTGCTGAACCGCCGCGTGATCGCCGACGGCACCCCCGCCGAGGTCTACACGCCCGCCAATATCGAGCGGACCTTCGGGGGGTCCTGGCCTGAACTCGACCTGGAAGCGTCCGGCCCACCGCCCCGCCCTCTGCCGGCTCCTGGAGGCGGCCCGTGA